Genomic window (Chloroflexota bacterium):
GTTCGGGAGTCAAGTTAAAGTCCATGAAACAGCCTCTAGAAAAGCGACCGTGAAAGTCTAACACAGAGGCGTCTCACTCCTGGAGGCGCTCTGTGTTATGTCCAGTCGGCGAGGCGGCGGATGGTATACTTCTCTCGAGCGCTTCCATGGCAAATCAACCCGGATCCTTCATCTACATGGACCACGCCGCAACCACGGCCGTCCACCCAGAAGTCCTTGAGGCGATGCTGCCCTACTTCTCGGAGGAGTTCTACAACCCTTCGAGCATGTACGCGCCAGCTCAACGCTGCCGACAGGCCGTGGACGCCGCCCGCAAGACCATCGCCGATCTGCTGGGCGCACTCCCTCCTGAAATCATCTTCACCAGCGGCGGCACCGAGTCCGACAATGCCGCGATCAGGGGCATCGCCACGGCCCTGCGGCCCCAGGGCAACCACATCATCACCTCAACGGCAGAGCATCACGCCGTCCTCCATACCTGCCACGCCATGGAGAAGCTAGGCTTTGCAGTGACCTATCTGCCCGTTGACCGCTACGGCATGGTGAAGGCGGGCGATGCGGAAAAGGCGATCAAGCGCGAGACGGTCCTCATCAGCCTCATGCTGGCGAACAACGAAGTGGGCACGATCAATCCCGTTGCCGAGATCGCCGCTATCGCGAAGGCAAAGGCCAAGAGCCTCAAGACGCACATCGCCGTCCATACGGACGCCGTCCAGTGCCCCGGCCACCTGGACATCACGGTGGATCGGCTCGGCGTAGACGCCCTGAGTCTCTCCTCGCACAAGTTCAACGGCCCCAAGGGCGCGGGCATCCTGTACCTCCGGAAGGCCACGCCCTTTGAGCCATATCAGGCCGGCGGCAGCCACGAGCGCAACCGCCGCGCCGGAACGGAAAATGTGCCGGGCATCGTCGGCACAGCGGCGGCCTTGAAGATCGCGATCGAGGAGCGCTCGTCAAACGTCGAACAGACCAAGGCCCTTCGCGATCGGCTCATCGGCGGCATCCAGAAGCGCATCCCGGGGGCGCACCTGAACGGCCACCCGGTGGAGCGGCTACCCAGCAACGTCAACTTCTCCTTTGAGCGCACCGATTCCCAGTGGACGCTGATGGCCTTGGACGAGGCGGGCATCGGCGCGTCCACAGGCAGCGCCTGCAGGACGGCATCGCTGGAGCCGTCCC
Coding sequences:
- a CDS encoding aminotransferase class V-fold PLP-dependent enzyme, producing MANQPGSFIYMDHAATTAVHPEVLEAMLPYFSEEFYNPSSMYAPAQRCRQAVDAARKTIADLLGALPPEIIFTSGGTESDNAAIRGIATALRPQGNHIITSTAEHHAVLHTCHAMEKLGFAVTYLPVDRYGMVKAGDAEKAIKRETVLISLMLANNEVGTINPVAEIAAIAKAKAKSLKTHIAVHTDAVQCPGHLDITVDRLGVDALSLSSHKFNGPKGAGILYLRKATPFEPYQAGGSHERNRRAGTENVPGIVGTAAALKIAIEERSSNVEQTKALRDRLIGGIQKRIPGAHLNGHPVERLPSNVNFSFERTDSQWTLMALDEAGIGASTGSACRTASLEPSHVLVACGIPANLAIGTLRLTLGPENTAAEVDKVLAILPGIIQRVRDTAPPAEAKA